The window atttggaatattttatatgtaaataaatatcactGTGGTATAATTTAGAATAATTTAGTATAATATTggtttgataaaaattttgtgtattattatattattacaatgttatattagttatattaaaattatattagtaCAATATActagtatattattatagataaatattttatttgtaaataaacaataatgtaCTATATTaaggaataatataatacattggTTTGAAATTTgcaatagtttatatataaataaataacaatgaaatatataatatcatagaataatattggcatggataataataagtaattttcaagaaaaattgttcaatGAATTATTACTTAATATTCAATGTCATTTATTTAGATACGAAATGTTTTAGAATGAACATTTTCGACATTACTCATTGATCAAATATAATAGGATATTTTGTTCTTAAACTCCTTTTGATAATCAGTCACTTAAATAGATTCAtgctatttatatttatgtcgtttcttatttattatggtAATCCATATACGCCGATCTTTGAACCTCGTATATCGacgacaaaacaaaaaaaaaaaaagaaaaaattacatcGAACTCGAGATactttatcgtttctattaatGAAGATCGTATAGTAATGCGCAATAACGTTGTATTGAcgactttcttcttttacctataacgttattacaacaaaaaaaaaaaagaaaataaaaaaaaaaataaaaaaaagtaaagtcaAGGTTTCAGaaattaagaatatttaatgTGACCGATGTGAAAGCCGTAATTTAATGAtactgtattaaaaaaaaaaaaaggatctcCAGAGAAATGATTCATCATTGTTAATTGCTAATAGTAATTGCAATTAAAAATAGcagtattatacattttttttttcttacgtttcGAAGATAACCTAACGCGAAGAGTGAAGCAATtcgtatcaataaaaaaaaaaaaaaaaaaaaaaaaaaaaaaaaataataataaaggtcgGTTTATAGTATTCTtaacatattatttcttttaacgtgatgcgtaaatttttaacaagcggtaaaaaaagaaacaaaaaaaagaacgaacaaaaatataCGTGTGGAAAAATTTtggagatattttttatattttcttttttttttttttttttctcaacacTCCCCGAGATTATGCACAGTCTTTCGTGATTGCAACGACCAGAGGAGGTAGCCAATGGCTATGGTAGTTTATGCTTGATGGCGGATACATTCATCATACTTACTCGGCAAAAGCGTGCTCTGCTTCACGAGCATGTACATCGGGTCCACTTAAGAGGTTAAACTATATACATACCCTTTAAAGAGCACACTGTTTTCTATCTGGTAAATGTCGAGTGTCGTCCTCCCCCGGGTGCATATTATGTTCGTGTAAAATACAAGGTGTTTCAAACAACCATAAAATAAGCCttatctatcttcctctttccttcttttttcttttttttctctttttcttgttctccttttttctttttctttttcttctttttctctttgcgaatcagttagaaaaaatatatgaatggTGGTGGTTCTACTCTtgcaattatatatacatatgtgtatatatatatatatatatatatattttttttctctttcgcggCTGCAATAATGCACTCGTTCATTTTTCAATTgcatcataaatatatttttcttttccattttcattttctcatggatatcttttccttcttcttttctttatttttcttttttttcttttttctttttttcttttctttttttttttgcatacgTCGAAAAATAATTAGTCAGCGAGGTATATTTTGAAATGACCGCTCGATGATGATTCATGCAACCGCAATaagcgatattttttttttttttccttgcaaCGAAActagaaaataaatgttacgATTAAAGAagatgaatggatggatggtaAAACGTTCGATGTCAATTTCtacgattattttttccatGTGTATATTTACGATCGTGATATTTCTTACGCGCACttgcaacaaaaaaaaaaaaaaaaaataaaaaataaaaaaaaatagaaaaaatatgatcgtgaataatataatctagTTAAAAccattcatctttttttcctctctaacATTCATTGTTTCTAACtagaaatcaattaaaaaaaaaaaaaaaaaaagaaaaaaaaagaaaatataagtaatGCTTATTACGATTGTTTTGAATCACCCTATATAGTAGTGCATTCGTGTCTCTTGAAAATCAGCATTCTTTTCTGCTTTCAATTCGCttgtttatgtgtgtatgtgtgcatgtgtgtatttgtgtctACAAACGTACGTACACGGTTCGAAAAACTCTGAGTGCGTCTCTTTCGAAACAAATATGGCGATAATATAAACACGCGGAGGgactttcgttctttttatttatttatttatttatttatttattttctttttctccctaaattaaatgaaatgtaaattttgttttctcattgtttcttttattgcaTAATGATATTTGATGTCTTTATTGAgggttttttctctttttttttttttttttttcctatatttttttcaacgaatattatttttaaatgatatgaGAAAAATTCATGTCGATCGAGCATATAAAATTTGTGGATGATCTATTATCTAGGCCGTCGTCAGTGAAGCGTCCGGAAAAGGCGCCAACAAGTCGTCACGACGCCATTATCGGCGCCCGTGCGATGCTGATATAGctttgtgtgtgtttgtatgtgtgtgtgtatatatatatatatatatatatatatatatatatatatatatataaataataatgtagttacttacttatttcatAACGTCCTTGTctttatctaatttatttctttcttttctctcccttctcgaagatcattctatttattctaCGTTATTCAAGAAAGAACAAAGCTTTTATATGTTagaacaaaaaatttcattttccattAGTGGAACGAAGAAGAACGTTAATGTTTTGCAAaaattttctccctctctctctctctctctctctctctctctctctctctctctctcacttaaaatttctttttaattgtttgaaacttctagatatatatatttcttttttcttttttcttttttccccgaTATTCTTACGCCTGAATTTTCGACATCTCGAGAGaacaaacaagaagaagaagaagaaagacaatTAATTTGTCGatcatattgatattgttttattaaaataatgaataaaaatgatcaatgtcgtaacgaaaagaagaaaaaaaaaatgcttacttttattctattctaaGATTACCCAGGGAGTTTTATAAAGACATATTTGTGTTGTCatgtttatcgaaaaaaaaaaaaaaataaataaaataaaataaataaataaacaaaaacaaaagaaaagtaaaaggaaaagaaaagaaaaagaaaaagaaaatattcgaacgAATATGAGAAAGAtcgtaatttataattttctttcattttatattttacagatttcatagagaaaggagagaaagagaaaggtcaCGTTACAATTGAAAAAGTCGATGTTGTTTCAATATAATCAacgaataacgaataaatagtaattaattacgttagaaggaaggaacgaaataaagaagaaaaagaagaagaaaagaaaggaacgagTGAGTTgactcatttatatatttttctttcttttatttttttgttttttttttgtttttttttcttttctttcttaaacattttaaatatcgcTTGGACCATTTTTAGATCGTTTACTTACGAAGTAGAGTTAACTCACTATCTCGTTTAAATAACACCTAAAATATGATGCACGTCCGCTCCCTTTCCTGTTATTcccgctcgttcgttcgcatGCAAACCAGACGATGCGTGAAAGTGTTTATTACCCACACGGTACAACGTATCGCAcgtctctttcattttatatgcAGGCCTCtctttaatctctctctctctctctctctctctttctctctctctctctctctctctctctctctgtctgtctctctttctctctttttctctatcagtTTTAATTGTAAAACACGTTGCGTGTCTTACGTGACATAAAGATCATTAgagttttaatatttctacttGGTAGTTCGTGTTGAACGAATTAATGATATCAAATTTAATCGTACATTTCCTTTCGTccatttcttattaatattttacagaatttttattttataaaatttatttaaaaagaaaaagaaaatatatgaatatatatatatatttatttattttaaattatataaaatttataatagttatttaaaataactatttctgtgaaattatattaaataaattctattaaatattttataaatacttttttgttctgattttttttaatgttgcAAGTTGaacgttttatattaaaatgacaaaaaaaaaaaaaaaagaaaaaaaaaaagaaaaaagaaaaacgaacaaacagaTAAGGATTTCTAATCTTCTGTCTACCTCAGTGTCATTGTTCTActttcttatttacttacttacttacttacttacttacttacttatatactaacttacttacttacttacttacttacttaaatTCGTTAGGTTAATCGTAACGCGTttacttaaaatataaatataactctAAAAAGTATTTCCTTTTAACCAGGGAGATTACATCCTTGTTGGATATAGTCGCAATGGCCACATTATCATTACGGATCTCCATTCCGGAGAAAAATGCAACGAAAATGATGCAGTTTGATCCGAGTACGTCGGTTTACGATGCTTGCCgtataataagagaaaaattagcGGAGGCCAGTAATATGGGACAACGTAagtcttatttatttaatttttcttggctttcttttctctctctctctctctctctctctctctctctctctctctctttctctctacaatCCCTCCCTCCATCCTCCCAATTcatcattaatttcttttctatttatcgtCAATGGGAAGACAAATTAATCATCATAGATTGTTTTCACTTATACtcactcattttctttcttttttttttttttttttttttttttttttatatttagccAAGGATTATGGACTTTTCTTTGCCGACGAAGACGTAAAGAAAGGCGTTTGGCTTGAACCAGTCAGAAATcttgattattatatcttaagAAATGGCGATCTTTTGGAATATCGTCGTAAACTACGTACACTTAGAGTAAGAATGTTGGATGGTACATTGAAAACATTATTGGTAGATGACAGTCAACCTGTCGCGAATCTTATGGTAGTTATATGCACGAAAATTGGTATAACAAATCACGACGAGTATTCCCTTGTACGCGAGCTCGTAGATGAAGAAACGGAAAATCAAAAACCCGGTAACTTTGGTACATTAACgttgaaaaggagaaaggaggaCAAGGGTGAGAGAGATGCTAAGATGGATCAATtgaggaaaaaattaaagaccGACGACGAAGGTAATTTAAATATCTCTAATTTTCTTTGGTTTACTttaaaaccaaaaagaaaaaaagaaagaaggaacaaaaaaagcaggagataaaaaaaaataaacatctcTTAATTCATTCTCATTGTTGACATTTTCTAGTTAATTGGATAGATCCAAGTAAGACATTACGGGAGCAAGGTATCGACGAATCGGAAACCGTATtgttaagaagaaaatttttcttctccgaTCAGAACATCGACAGTCGTGATCCAGTGCAATTGTCACTTTTGTACGTACAAGCGAGGGATGCAATTTTGGATGGTACACATCCGGTTACACAAGAGAAAGCGTGCATATTCGCTGGTATACAATGTCAAATACAATTTGGCGATCACAAGGAGGACAAACACAAGACAGGTTTTTTGGAGTACGTTTCCCTCCCCTTCTAATTTTACTATTCACCCTcgtagatttatatataatgattctttttaaatcgtgatttgaaaaaaaacaaaaaaaaaaaaaaaaaaaaaagaaaaaaaaacaaaacgaaaacagaaaaaaaaaataacagaatttttatcatattatttattcgttcgtaaaCAGCCTGAAAGAATTCTTACCGCAGTCTTACGTGAAAGTGAAGGGTATCGAGAAGAAGGTATTTGCCGAGCACAAGAAACACGTTGGCCTGTCCGAACTCGATGCCAAAGTTTTATACACGAAAACTGCCAGATCATTGAGCACATACGGTGTCACGTTTTTTTTGGTAAAGGAAAAGATGAAgggtaaaaataaattggtaCCAAGATTGCTCGGGGTAACGAAGGATTCGGTATTACGATTGGACGAGAAGACcaaagagatattaaaaacgtGGCCATTGACGACCGTCCGACGTTGGGGAGCATCCCCTAACACATTTACCCTTGATTTTGGCGATTATTCCGATCAATATTACAGCGTACAAACTACCGAGGCAGAACAAATTTTACAATTGATAGCCggttatatagatattatattgaaaaagcAAAAGGGTAAAGATCATTTCGGTATCGAAGGAGACGAAGGATCAACTATGGTCGAGGATAGCGTGTCACCTTTAAAGTAAGTCTTTGAACAAGTATTAtcagataattaaatatcacaAACGTGATAATATATTGCGAAAGGGActtccttattgttatttaaaaagagggggtggggggggaatcataattgatattaaaagagggagagaaagagaagtaattAGCAAGATTTATAATTGATGATAATTGATCGAGTATAGGTGATCAtaatgattttctctctctctctctctctctctctctctctctctttctctctctatatctcttatCAATATATTACTTCGTTGAGTTAACGCGACAAGTGAGAACGTTTTTTTGTCGGttgtacaaaattaaaaaagaaaatggaacaGTTTTTGAGAGAACAACAATGTAAACACGAAAAGTggctttttttaaattctatgaAAAAGTAAGGAATTTCGAAATCCAATGTGATTTTATTATCGAGTGtctaatatttactttttcttttttctttccttttttttcttttttttttcttttttttttcttttcttttcttttcttttcttttttagagcAACAATTATGCAACACGAGACGAGTAACGTTGGAAAGGGAAATGTTGAAGCTGTTTCCGTCGCTATACCTGCTGTTATAAGAGCAGGTGGTGATGGTAagtctaataaatataattatatatatatatcatcgaaaATCGTTCAATGCAATCGATGTcccatagttagaaaaatattagcattaatcatttcaattttataattaaatttattttcttagcgtgtgagagagagagagagagattgtcaGGGAGTGAGTGactgagtgagagaaagagagagagagagagagagagagagagagagagagagagacacgttatattattatttttaattttgaaacatataaattagaaaacgAAGAATTCTTGCACGTTCTATATCTCCATATTAtccattataaaattcatattactattttgtattatatatatgtacggcttttattgtatatgatcatatatatatatatagtcattGGTTATTTTCAGTTACAAGAGCTTCTGTAAATGGCTTCATAAGTAACTTTTTCTtagtagttaaaaaaaaaaaaaaaaaaaaaaaaaagaagaagaaaaaaagttctcccttctttttttctttttttaaaaatttttttttctttccttttattattactattattattattattatcaaggaTGGACCGTATTTACGGTAAAGAGCAATAAGAACCGACGGACAAAATAATTGTACTGTAAATATGGGACACAAGAGATCATAGGTTAGACTgcatgataaaatttatagggGCTCGACCATATGGGACAGGTCACATGGGTGGTGCTCAATACACAACCGTCAGCGGACAAGTCAACATCGCTCATGCTCCGCCAATGGTAAGAATGTTATGTCGAAATGAACGACGAAAGCTCGCTAAAATTCTGattgttgatttttttttttttttttttttttttttttttttttttggaaatataATGGTTTCTAATTGGTACaatttaattctaataatatctCGATGGTATCCTCGCGTTTAGCAGAGCAGCTACTCTATGtggttttttcatttcttttctttctttctttctttttttttcttttttttttcttttttttttcttttttttttcttttttttttttgttgcatCATAACTTCGGTGAAGCAAtgtgattattatgatatgaTTTATGCGTAATTCAATTTGAACAATCGGTAAAAgagatttaaaacaaaaaaaaaaggaagaaaagaaaaaagaagaacgaaagaaagtggaaaagaaaagaaaagaaaagaaaagaaaaaggaaaaagttcaAAATCTCAAGGTActaattgaaaattgaatttattttttcatgctAGACGCCTGCTATTGCGGACACAGAGTAGGTAACATCGACGATGctctcatgtttttttttccctttttttttctcttttttttctttttttctttctttttttttttttttttttcttttttcattattcataCTGTTCCATTGAGTTTACAAATATCGTCTTTAccatttttaacattgtttaacattgtttatttttattttttttttttttttttttacttttaatttttgcttcttcacaaatattaaaaacaacgaAAGTCTCCGGATAGAATTTATCGTGCATGCATCGGGAGGAGACTTTTTCTTTAGCACTTGTGTGCCCGATATATTGCAAACAGAAAGATTTATATTACAGTTGTGttggaaattaattattattattattattattattattattattattattattattattattattattattattatcttttccttttttcttttttcttttttttctttctatgaaaataaataagttcgATTATACGACGGAATCTGATGAATTCTTACGATTTGAGGTtgtaattgattttcttttttgtccttctttttcttttttctttttttttttccttttttttttcataaatagatGCAACAAACAAAAGTTACATCCGTCCTGTCGGAACCACAGCGTGCCTTACTATCGACGATAACAGCCGGTCACGAGGTGATAAATATCGCAGAAACGGAACTCTCATGCAAAGCACAATTACCGGAACTCGGTACCGATCCAGCATCCCTAAAATGGATCGAACAGACCATAGATACGCACAAACAAAATGTTGGCTCTCAGATAGCTGCTATGAATGCTGCTACGGCACAAGTAGTCACGTTAACCTCAGGCCCAGCAGATGACGTAGATCATACGGCCGTAGGTGCAGCGATAACAACTATAGCCACGAATCTTCCTGAAATGACGAAAGGCGTTAGAATGATAGCCGCATTGATGGACGACGAATCATCTGGAGAACGTTTACTCGATGCAGCTAGAAAATTATGTTCCGCTTTTTCTGATCTATTAAAAGCAACGGAACCAGAAACTAAAGaggtaatattattcattttatctaacataatttatttgaaaatattaataatataattatagttaataaaggaaagataaatattaaacaatgcGATTCCGTTAATGACGATGttgatatttcgatatttgtccattgatagatataaaaaatgaacgtttgattttctcttacttacagtcctttttatataatttctattctttatgGATAATATCTAAGCACATAAATTTCGCTCATTTTTAGTTTATcttgaaatgtttttttttttcttttttttttttttttaacaagattataaaaaatatattgccCTTGACATAATCTCTTATTGTTTTACAGCCAAGGCAGAACTTGTTGAACGCTGCATCTCGAGTTGGCGAAGCGTCGCATCAAGTATTGACCACGATAGGCGAGGAAAACGATTCTAATCGTGAATTACAGGATATGTTGTTAGCATTGGCAAAAGCTGTTGCAAATACGACCGCCGCTTTGGTATTAAAAGCTAAAAACATAGCGGCTACCTGCGAGGATTCGGCTACGCAAAACAGAGTAATATCAGCGGCAACGCAATGCGCATTAGCTACGTCCCAATTGGTAGCTTGTGCGAAAGTTGTAGCACCGACTTTGCACTCGCCCGCTTGTCAAACGCAGTTGATGAATGCTGTGAGAGAGGTAACAAAAGCCGTCGAGGGTTTGGTCGAGGTATGCAATGAAACCTGTAACGATGAGAATTTATTGAAAGAATTGAGTACGGCAGCGAGCGAAGTTAGTAGAACATTGAACGATCTTTTGAATCATATTAAAACGGCAACCAGAGGTGAACGCGCTAAGGAATCTATTCAAGAGGGCGCAGTAGAAACCATTCTTGTAGCAACGGATAAACTTTTTGCTAGTACAGGAGACGCCGGTGAAATGGTTAGACAGGCCAGAGTCGTTGGTCAAGCTACAGCGCAATTGATACAAAGTATCAAAGGCGAAGCTGAGAAACAGTCCGATCCGGAACAACAACGGCGTCTCTTAGCGGCCGCCAAGATATTGGCCGATGCTACAGCGAAAATGGTTGAAGCCGCTAGACAATGTACGAGCAGTCCGCATGACGCAAAGATGCAGGATCAGCTTAGACAAGCAGCAGAGGAATTAAGAACGGCAACGACGGTAGCCGCAACACCGGCATTGCGTAGAAAATTGATCGTACGTTTGGAGGCCTGCGCGAAACAAGCAGCATCGACGGCAACTCAATGCATCGCTGCATCTTCCGGTGCGGTACACCACAACACTAATCACGCGAGCCAGGAAGAATTGAACGTGGAGTGTAGATTGATGGCGCAACATATACCGCATTTGGTCGCTGGAGTAAAAGGAACACAGGCCCAACCGGACAATCCTACCGCACAACTTAATCTGATCAATGCAGCGGAACAATTTTTACAACCTGGCACTGCCGTAATCAAAGCTGCCAGAGCTGTCTTACCTACGGTCACCGATCAGGCATCGGCAatgcaattaaataatacgtCACAACAACTTGGTTCTTCGTTGGCCGATTTAAGATCGGCCGTAACACGAGCGAGAGAAGCCTGCGGTGGATTAGAATTAGATGCCGccgaagaattaattaatagtttGAAGGACgaattgaaagaattttatcaaGCTGTTGAGGCTGCCTCTTTGAGACCATTGCCCGAAGAAACTACGGAATCTACGGCTTTACGACTTGGCTCGACGTCCAAGAATGTTGGATATGCTATGGCACAATTGTTATCAGCTGCTAAACAAGGAAACGAAAATTACACAGGAAGTGCCGCACGAGAAACTGCATCGGCACTTAAAGATCTTACATATGCCGTACGCGGTGTCGCCGCTACATCTGATCAACCAGAAACCCAAAAGAAAGTATTAATGACCGCCGACGATGTAATACTCCGATCTCTACATCTTGTCCAAGAGGCCAGACGTGCATTGAAAAATCCGGACAATCCAGAAAATGAAGCTAACTTAGCTGCCGTCGCCAAAGACGTATCGCATTCCTTGAACAAATGTGTCTCTTGTTTGCCTGGTCAAAGAGACGTAGACGATGCCATTCACACGATAGACGATATGAGCCAAGTTCTTAATATGAATGAGTTCCCGCATACCGATAAGAATTATGGGTAAATATTTAtcacaaatttatatacactTTACGTTTACTAATAATGCATGTTGTTCttgttctatttattatctatctttGAATTATAATGTGTAACTGGACACACAAGTTTCAGCTAAACTAAATGATATGACaggattatattttaatatt is drawn from Vespa crabro chromosome 10, iyVesCrab1.2, whole genome shotgun sequence and contains these coding sequences:
- the LOC124427311 gene encoding talin-2 isoform X5, with protein sequence MATLSLRISIPEKNATKMMQFDPSTSVYDACRIIREKLAEASNMGQPKDYGLFFADEDVKKGVWLEPVRNLDYYILRNGDLLEYRRKLRTLRVRMLDGTLKTLLVDDSQPVANLMVVICTKIGITNHDEYSLVRELVDEETENQKPGNFGTLTLKRRKEDKGERDAKMDQLRKKLKTDDEVNWIDPSKTLREQGIDESETVLLRRKFFFSDQNIDSRDPVQLSLLYVQARDAILDGTHPVTQEKACIFAGIQCQIQFGDHKEDKHKTGFLDLKEFLPQSYVKVKGIEKKVFAEHKKHVGLSELDAKVLYTKTARSLSTYGVTFFLVKEKMKGKNKLVPRLLGVTKDSVLRLDEKTKEILKTWPLTTVRRWGASPNTFTLDFGDYSDQYYSVQTTEAEQILQLIAGYIDIILKKQKGKDHFGIEGDEGSTMVEDSVSPLKATIMQHETSNVGKGNVEAVSVAIPAVIRAGGDGARPYGTGHMGGAQYTTVSGQVNIAHAPPMTPAIADTECNKQKLHPSCRNHSVPYYRR
- the LOC124427311 gene encoding talin-1 isoform X3; translation: MATLSLRISIPEKNATKMMQFDPSTSVYDACRIIREKLAEASNMGQPKDYGLFFADEDVKKGVWLEPVRNLDYYILRNGDLLEYRRKLRTLRVRMLDGTLKTLLVDDSQPVANLMVVICTKIGITNHDEYSLVRELVDEETENQKPGNFGTLTLKRRKEDKGERDAKMDQLRKKLKTDDEVNWIDPSKTLREQGIDESETVLLRRKFFFSDQNIDSRDPVQLSLLYVQARDAILDGTHPVTQEKACIFAGIQCQIQFGDHKEDKHKTGFLDLKEFLPQSYVKVKGIEKKVFAEHKKHVGLSELDAKVLYTKTARSLSTYGVTFFLVKEKMKGKNKLVPRLLGVTKDSVLRLDEKTKEILKTWPLTTVRRWGASPNTFTLDFGDYSDQYYSVQTTEAEQILQLIAGYIDIILKKQKGKDHFGIEGDEGSTMVEDSVSPLKATIMQHETSNVGKGNVEAVSVAIPAVIRAGGDGARPYGTGHMGGAQYTTVSGQVNIAHAPPMMQQTKVTSVLSEPQRALLSTITAGHEVINIAETELSCKAQLPELGTDPASLKWIEQTIDTHKQNVGSQIAAMNAATAQVVTLTSGPADDVDHTAVGAAITTIATNLPEMTKGVRMIAALMDDESSGERLLDAARKLCSAFSDLLKATEPETKEPRQNLLNAASRVGEASHQVLTTIGEENDSNRELQDMLLALAKAVANTTAALVLKAKNIAATCEDSATQNRVISAATQCALATSQLVACAKVVAPTLHSPACQTQLMNAVREVTKAVEGLVEVCNETCNDENLLKELSTAASEVSRTLNDLLNHIKTATRGERAKESIQEGAVETILVATDKLFASTGDAGEMVRQARVVGQATAQLIQSIKGEAEKQSDPEQQRRLLAAAKILADATAKMVEAARQCTSSPHDAKMQDQLRQAAEELRTATTVAATPALRRKLIVRLEACAKQAASTATQCIAASSGAVHHNTNHASQEELNVECRLMAQHIPHLVAGVKGTQAQPDNPTAQLNLINAAEQFLQPGTAVIKAARAVLPTVTDQASAMQLNNTSQQLGSSLADLRSAVTRAREACGGLELDAAEELINSLKDELKEFYQAVEAASLRPLPEETTESTALRLGSTSKNVGYAMAQLLSAAKQGNENYTGSAARETASALKDLTYAVRGVAATSDQPETQKKVLMTADDVILRSLHLVQEARRALKNPDNPENEANLAAVAKDVSHSLNKCVSCLPGQRDVDDAIHTIDDMSQVLNMNEFPHTDKNYGQLQNDLNNAAANLNDASSNVVSSVRSPVQLASSSKQFSNAFGDLLGVGMEMASQTTIETRSQMVVSLKNVSMTSSKLLTTAKSVAADPSAPNAKNQLSAAARAVTDSINYLVDVCTSAAPGQNECDNAIRNIQSMASLLDNPSEPISDASYFECLEIVMEKSKSLGDGMTGIANHAKKSEHEQFSVAVRGVSSSICGLIEAAAQAAYLVGVSDPTSVAGKPGLVDQAQFLRAAQAIHTGCQSLGNPTSTQQQVLSAATMIAKHTSALCNACRQASSKTSNPVAKRHFVQSAKDVANSTASLVKEIKALDQNYSEINREKCAEATKPLLEAVDNLCTFASSPEFASQPAKISVAARAAQEPITSAGKAIIGGSCAMVQVAKSLAISPKDPPTWQLLANNSKNVSDSIKSLVASIRDKAPGQKECEAAIEKLSARIRELDTASLSAVSQALLPRRDNTVQGFTDQMESSASELREKLEPLRNAAKYEAENVGHSVNQVALYCEPLVSCAVGAASNMVHSKQQMVLLDQTKTVAESALQLIYVTKESGGNPNATSLHAEVDETVESMKDALHELQNTLETISTSNGIVTGLIDTISRAMVRLEDHRMSTIDTVDSYVDYQTRMVEAAKEIARLAQEMSTKSSTDVARLGPLAVDISHKYTQLARDTSGASAAASNADVSTRLRTGVQELGQTCIDIVRAAGTCQMSLGDVYTQREVAEHSKIVTEKVSQVLAALQAGSRGTQACINAASTVSGIIGDLDTTIMFATAGTLHAENEGDTFADHRENILKTAKALVEDTKTLVAGAASSQEQLAVAAQNAVSTIVQLAEVVKYGAASLGSQNPEAQVMLINAVKDVASALGDLIHATKAASGKPINDPSMAHLKDSAKVLEQQLQQQFVPLSDFGGSDSDWFVSDQEEELIRLLSVSESNQPAQPTSDLILLM
- the LOC124427311 gene encoding talin-2 isoform X6 encodes the protein MATLSLRISIPEKNATKMMQFDPSTSVYDACRIIREKLAEASNMGQPKDYGLFFADEDVKKGVWLEPVRNLDYYILRNGDLLEYRRKLRTLRVRMLDGTLKTLLVDDSQPVANLMVVICTKIGITNHDEYSLVRELVDEETENQKPGNFGTLTLKRRKEDKGERDAKMDQLRKKLKTDDEVNWIDPSKTLREQGIDESETVLLRRKFFFSDQNIDSRDPVQLSLLYVQARDAILDGTHPVTQEKACIFAGIQCQIQFGDHKEDKHKTGFLDLKEFLPQSYVKVKGIEKKVFAEHKKHVGLSELDAKVLYTKTARSLSTYGVTFFLVKEKMKGKNKLVPRLLGVTKDSVLRLDEKTKEILKTWPLTTVRRWGASPNTFTLDFGDYSDQYYSVQTTEAEQILQLIAGYIDIILKKQKGKDHFGIEGDEGSTMVEDSVSPLKATIMQHETSNVGKGNVEAVSVAIPAVIRAGGDGWTVFTVKSNKNRRTK